A DNA window from Elusimicrobiota bacterium contains the following coding sequences:
- a CDS encoding DUF3604 domain-containing protein, translated as MNLKKYQLYWGELHTHTYCGSKFGTLEDAVEIAKTQLDFWAPGEHNNRTDIPHPDYNWPEIVRIAKQYNQPGKFIVFPGFEYAVADGDYNAYFCNDEVPEFRPKSFDELFSFVRKNNGILIPHHTGYKVGCRGTDWNNFQPGLMPVVEIFSMHGSSESEDGYFPMSLPKMGPRATAGTAQAGLIRGLKFGFIASTDGHYGYPGSYKMGLTGVYAEGLSRESIWLAILARRTFAVSGDRIKVRFDINSHLMGEEVVYSGKERVISAEVEALDSLDKIEIIKNNKILYRASPMVGYQPSPGKTGKYKVRIEWGWGGEQIIKWDGKLEIKAGELISFSPCFGPPAPNKVVSFSNNHCCWLSHTQGSSVYNWKLCRNGREGTNSIVFEFVGGNDTVFNIELNNQKFQYSLAQLKEGSQIGLMKGSFNEKIKIYSPVPEKLYSIKLKVIDKLAEQETDFYYLRVFQANGQMAWSSPVWITKKV; from the coding sequence ATGAACCTAAAAAAATATCAGCTTTACTGGGGTGAATTGCATACACATACATATTGTGGTTCAAAATTTGGTACTTTAGAGGATGCAGTAGAAATTGCGAAAACGCAGTTAGACTTTTGGGCACCGGGTGAGCATAATAATCGTACTGATATACCGCATCCCGATTATAACTGGCCAGAAATTGTAAGGATAGCAAAACAATATAATCAACCGGGAAAGTTTATCGTGTTCCCCGGGTTTGAATACGCAGTAGCCGATGGCGATTATAACGCATATTTTTGTAATGACGAAGTACCCGAGTTCAGGCCAAAAAGTTTTGATGAATTATTTTCGTTTGTCCGTAAAAATAATGGGATTCTAATTCCTCATCATACAGGATATAAAGTTGGGTGCCGCGGGACTGATTGGAACAATTTTCAACCGGGCTTGATGCCAGTAGTAGAAATATTTTCTATGCACGGGTCATCGGAAAGCGAGGACGGGTATTTCCCGATGTCATTACCAAAGATGGGCCCGCGTGCAACTGCTGGTACTGCGCAAGCTGGGTTAATCCGGGGATTGAAGTTTGGATTCATCGCTTCTACCGACGGGCATTATGGATATCCTGGCAGTTATAAGATGGGCCTAACCGGCGTATATGCGGAAGGATTGTCACGGGAAAGTATATGGTTGGCAATATTGGCAAGACGGACTTTTGCAGTATCCGGTGATAGGATAAAAGTTAGGTTTGATATCAATAGCCATCTGATGGGTGAAGAAGTGGTTTATTCGGGGAAAGAACGTGTGATTAGTGCAGAAGTGGAAGCTTTAGATTCATTGGATAAAATAGAAATTATTAAAAATAACAAGATACTTTACCGTGCGAGTCCCATGGTAGGTTATCAACCTTCTCCGGGTAAAACAGGGAAATATAAGGTAAGGATAGAATGGGGTTGGGGTGGCGAACAGATAATTAAATGGGATGGGAAATTGGAAATAAAAGCCGGGGAGTTAATATCGTTCTCCCCGTGTTTCGGCCCGCCGGCACCGAATAAGGTTGTAAGTTTTAGTAATAACCATTGTTGTTGGTTGTCACATACACAGGGAAGTTCTGTTTATAACTGGAAGTTATGCCGGAATGGGAGGGAAGGAACTAATTCTATCGTGTTTGAGTTTGTAGGAGGTAATGATACTGTTTTTAATATTGAATTGAATAACCAAAAATTTCAATATTCTCTTGCGCAACTTAAAGAGGGGTCTCAGATAGGGCTTATGAAAGGTAGTTTTAACGAAAAAATTAAAATATATTCGCCAGTGCCAGAAAAGTTGTATTCAATCAAACTAAAAGTAATAGATAAGTTGGCGGAACAAGAAACGGACTTTTACTATCTACGTGTATTTCAAGCCAACGGCCAAATGGCGTGGAGTTCGCCAGTTTGGATTACAAAAAAGGTTTAA